GCTGTATTTCAAACCCCGGGTCGTCCCGCTTTCAATGCTGGAGGAAGTGGTGCTGTCCATGGATGAGCTGGAAGCAATGCGCCTGGCCGACCTGGAGGGCCTCTATCAGGAGGCGGCCGCCGGGAAGATGATGATCTCACGGCAGACCTTCGGCAACATCATAGCCAGGGCCCATAAAAAAGTGGCCGACGCCCTGGTCAATTCAAAAGCCCTGAAGATAGAGGGCGGGGCCGTCAAGACTGTAAAATCAATTAAAAAGGGGGAATAAAGATGAAACTCTGCATACCAACCCTGGCCAGCCAGGGGCTGAAGTCATTGGTCAGTCCCCATTTCGGCGGCGCGCCGTATTTCATCATCGTCGACACCGATAACAATGCGGCGGAGGCGGTCCGGAACCAGAACGAACATCACGCTCACGGGATGTGCCATCCCCTGAAATCCCTGGAGGGACGGCTGATAGACGCGGTGATCTGCTCGGGCATCGGGGCCGGGGCGTTGAACAAGCTCAACCAGGCCGGGATCAAGGTCTACAAAACGAACGGTGAGACGGTGGAGGAGCTGGTGAATAACTTCAAGAGCAACAAGATGGAAGAGATGAAGCTGGACCAGGTCTGCCAAAGCCACGGCTGCCACTAACGAACCATAAGGTACAGCTATTCTTACAATAAAAGCCCCGCCTAATGGCGGGGCTTTTTATATATGTACTTGATTTTAGCTAAACTATTTTAGGCAGAAAAGATCTTTTCTTGAGGCGAGATGTCTTGTCAAGAACGAACGGTGGTATTCTGATGCCTCGTCCACATATCCTGCCGTCAATTCTTCTTTTTACTTGTGTGATCCATTGATAACCGATGTCATAATCATTTGTATTAAACCAATCTTGCGGGTATACTTCAACAACACCTGTCTTAAATTTGAATGAATAAATTGCCGTATGTGTACGTTCTTTTTCATTTTGACTCAGGTAATCGGAAATAACTAACACTTCCTTGATCTGTGTGAAAGGCTTTGGGGCTGACAATGTATGTCTTCCTTCTGAAAGTATGCGTATAGAAAATTCACTAACAATACAATCGTTACTGTTAACCCCAAAGTTTATATGTTTTATTGTCAAATTATGTGCTATTTCTTCATAATTACTAATTTCTGTTAACTTGGTAAAATCTAGAAGTATGAATTGAATTGTTTCGGGCGATGTGTTATTTCCCGGATTCGATCTATACCAAATGAGATAAATAGAATTATATATTTTTTGCAAATAACAATATAAACCAAGAACTAAAACAATCTTTCCGTTTTCATTCCTCAATTTAGTAATACCCGCTAATGTTTGGGATTGTTCATGTTCCCATCGATAACGGGTTTTATTTAGCACGGATCCTTCTTTATAGTACCATGGGCTAGGGCCAGGCACACCTGCCAGGGGCTTATTTATAGTGAATAGTGCCATATCACTCCGGGCTGTCCAGCGAGCCCTTGTCCAGCTGTTCAAAATTATAATCCTTGCCCTGCAGGTTCAGGTCCTGCATCTTATGGATGTTGCACATCTGGGTGGGGACATTGGCCGTAACGTAGACCTCGGGCCGGACCTTGGGGCAGGCCGGAGTGGCCAGCAGACCGGTCTCGGTGCAGACGGTGGCGTTGCTGATGCCCGATGGCACCGGGAAATCTGCCCCCGATGATTTGGCGGTGGCCAGCTTCATGAACTCGGTCCAGACCGGCAGGGCCAGTCCGGCCCCGGTGGCGCCCTCGTAGACCATCTTCTTCTGGTCGAAGCCGACCCAGACCCCGCAGACCAGGTCCGGGGTGTAACCGATGAACCAGGTGTCGGTGTAATCGTTGGTGGTGCCGGTCTTTCCGCCGGCCGGCTTGGTGAAGCCGGAAAGCCTGGCGGAGTAGGCGGTGCCGCCGTCCAGCACGGTCTTCATCATGTTGGCCATGATGTAGGCGGTCTGGGGCGAAAGCACTTCCTCGGCGTAGGGCTTGTTCTCCTCCATCACCGTGCCGGCCCGGTCGGTGATCTTAAGGATCAGCACCGGCTCCACCCGCACCCCGCGGTTGGCAAAGACCCCGTAGGCGCTGACCATGTCGTAAAGGGTGACGTCGGCCGAGCCCAGGGCCAAAGACAGCACGGCCGGCAGGGAGGTCTTGATCCCCATCTTGCG
The window above is part of the bacterium genome. Proteins encoded here:
- a CDS encoding DUF134 domain-containing protein, translated to MPRPCKCRRVRCHSGALYFKPRVVPLSMLEEVVLSMDELEAMRLADLEGLYQEAAAGKMMISRQTFGNIIARAHKKVADALVNSKALKIEGGAVKTVKSIKKGE
- a CDS encoding NifB/NifX family molybdenum-iron cluster-binding protein yields the protein MKLCIPTLASQGLKSLVSPHFGGAPYFIIVDTDNNAAEAVRNQNEHHAHGMCHPLKSLEGRLIDAVICSGIGAGALNKLNQAGIKVYKTNGETVEELVNNFKSNKMEEMKLDQVCQSHGCH